A genomic window from Terrisporobacter glycolicus ATCC 14880 = DSM 1288 includes:
- a CDS encoding PhzF family phenazine biosynthesis protein, producing MNKIKIKQVDAFTSIPFGGNPAGVVTDANSIDDFIKQKVAKEMNLSETAFVSSSDKADFKVQFFTPKFEVDLCGHATIATFDTLYKENKLDLSKDKFYQETKAGVLPVEIRNMDDKKIFMMTQVNPKFINLDHLREEIAQSLNINSEDLLPYPVESVSTGLWWLVFGVKDLEILKNITPNLDKIYNLSEENNFVGISLFTMETFNDDCTYHVRSIAPYCGVSEDPVCGTGNGSVSSYIVHHKLINENQSSLVGEQGHFVERPGKVYVEIKSDSDEIIDIKIGGEAKTILEGEMLY from the coding sequence ATGAATAAAATTAAAATTAAGCAAGTAGATGCTTTTACTTCTATTCCTTTTGGCGGTAATCCAGCTGGTGTTGTGACAGATGCCAATAGTATTGATGATTTTATAAAACAAAAAGTTGCAAAAGAAATGAATCTTTCAGAAACTGCCTTTGTTTCTTCTTCAGACAAAGCAGATTTTAAAGTTCAGTTTTTCACTCCAAAATTTGAAGTAGATTTATGCGGTCACGCTACTATTGCAACTTTTGATACTTTATATAAAGAAAATAAGCTGGATTTAAGTAAAGATAAATTTTATCAAGAAACTAAAGCAGGAGTTTTGCCAGTGGAAATTAGAAATATGGATGATAAAAAAATCTTTATGATGACTCAAGTAAATCCAAAGTTTATAAATTTAGATCATTTAAGAGAAGAAATTGCACAGTCATTAAATATTAATAGTGAAGATTTATTGCCTTATCCAGTGGAAAGTGTTAGTACTGGCCTTTGGTGGCTTGTATTTGGTGTGAAAGACTTAGAAATATTAAAAAATATTACTCCAAATTTGGACAAAATATATAATTTAAGTGAAGAAAATAATTTTGTTGGTATTTCTCTATTCACTATGGAAACTTTTAATGACGACTGTACATATCATGTAAGATCTATAGCTCCTTATTGTGGTGTATCAGAAGATCCAGTATGCGGTACTGGCAATGGTAGTGTATCATCTTATATTGTTCATCATAAATTAATAAATGAAAATCAATCATCTTTAGTAGGAGAGCAGGGTCATTTTGTTGAAAGACCTGGCAAAGTTTATGTGGAAATAAAAAGTGACAGTGATGAAATTATAGATATAAAAATTGGCGGTGAAGCAAAAACTATTTTAGAAGGTGAAATGTTATACTAA
- a CDS encoding cation:proton antiporter: MLTSLAIIFLLGLLMGSIFNKLKLPSLMGMIFTGILISPYAFNLLDDKILSISPDLRQLALVIILTRAGLSLDVKDLKKVGRPAVLMCFVPACFEILAVVLIAPKLLGVTVLEAAIMGAVVAAVSPAIIVPRMINLIEQKIGRENSIPQLIMAGASVDDIFVIVLFTAFTDLAKGGDMSLSSFAQIPISIVMGILVGVLMATVLIKIFKKVHFRDSIKVIIILSVSFLLIELQNSLENVIPMSGLLAIMSMGILIKAKYEVLAVRLSNKYNKLWLAAEIVLFVLVGATVNVKYAITAGIPVVIVILFALMIRMIGVFVCLIKTKLSKKERLFCMIAYTPKATVQAAIGGMPLAMGLTCGNIVLTVAVLAIIITAPFGAIGIDSTYKKLLCSDNKEVTDEVAN, encoded by the coding sequence ATGTTAACAAGTTTAGCAATTATTTTTTTACTTGGCTTATTAATGGGAAGTATATTTAATAAGTTAAAATTGCCCAGCTTAATGGGAATGATTTTTACAGGGATTTTAATAAGTCCTTATGCATTTAATTTATTGGATGATAAAATATTAAGTATTTCACCAGACCTTAGACAATTGGCTCTTGTAATTATTTTAACTAGAGCAGGACTATCACTAGATGTGAAAGATTTGAAAAAAGTAGGCCGCCCTGCTGTACTAATGTGTTTTGTGCCTGCATGTTTTGAAATTTTGGCAGTTGTTTTGATTGCACCCAAATTACTAGGAGTAACAGTATTAGAAGCGGCAATTATGGGAGCTGTGGTTGCAGCCGTATCTCCAGCTATTATTGTTCCTAGAATGATTAATCTGATAGAACAAAAAATAGGAAGAGAAAATAGTATTCCACAATTAATTATGGCTGGAGCATCAGTTGATGATATTTTTGTAATAGTATTATTTACTGCTTTTACAGATTTGGCAAAGGGTGGAGACATGTCTTTATCAAGTTTTGCACAAATACCAATTTCTATAGTAATGGGAATCTTAGTTGGTGTACTTATGGCAACTGTATTAATAAAAATATTTAAGAAAGTTCATTTTAGAGATTCTATAAAAGTAATAATAATACTTAGTGTTTCTTTCTTATTGATAGAATTACAAAATAGCTTGGAAAATGTAATTCCTATGTCAGGATTACTTGCAATTATGAGTATGGGAATATTAATTAAAGCAAAATATGAAGTGCTAGCAGTGAGATTATCAAATAAATACAACAAGTTATGGCTAGCTGCAGAAATAGTATTGTTTGTTTTAGTTGGAGCAACTGTAAATGTAAAATATGCAATTACAGCTGGAATACCAGTAGTAATAGTAATATTATTTGCCTTAATGATTAGAATGATTGGAGTTTTTGTTTGTCTAATAAAAACAAAGCTTTCTAAGAAGGAAAGATTATTCTGTATGATAGCTTATACACCAAAGGCTACAGTACAAGCAGCTATTGGAGGTATGCCATTAGCTATGGGTCTTACTTGTGGGAACATAGTTTTAACTGTGGCAGTTCTTGCCATAATTATAACTGCACCATTTGGGGCCATAGGAATAGACAGTACTTATAAAAAACTTCTTTGTAGTGATAATAAAGAAGTGACAGACGAAGTAGCTAATTAA
- a CDS encoding ABC transporter permease — MKQFLTVLKFELSNYFKKKSFIISTAIIALVMIVGLSIPNFIDMSSILPTAGENETKVEEVAEEDKTDFAIYDENNTIPNKEILNAYFPNSNWKVVKNQSELNKLVENEDVEAGFNIDSLTKYDYVVQNTKFDDENKSIFDEVLKNIYREKEITSKGMDFKKVDKIYNTQIVSNVEILGKDSANNYFYAYILIFIIYMMIIMYGQLIAMGITAEKSNRAIEVLVTSTNTNNLIFGKVIAGAIASIAQVGIIMSSTFIAYKANSEVWNGMLDNVFKIPSELLATFAIFGILGYLFYSFIYGALGALVSKTEDIGTSVGPITMIFVIVFFISIFGLTNGDSIVLKVCSYIPFASPMTMIVRVATGAVTSAEFIISALILIVSTVLVGMGGAKIYRMATLMYGNPIKLRNALKWIKSERD; from the coding sequence ATGAAACAATTTCTTACTGTACTAAAATTTGAGCTTAGTAATTATTTTAAAAAGAAATCTTTTATAATAAGCACTGCAATAATTGCTTTAGTGATGATAGTTGGATTATCTATACCTAACTTTATAGATATGTCATCAATATTGCCAACGGCAGGTGAAAATGAAACTAAGGTAGAAGAAGTTGCAGAAGAGGATAAAACTGATTTTGCAATATATGATGAAAATAATACTATACCTAATAAAGAAATATTAAATGCTTATTTTCCAAACTCAAATTGGAAAGTTGTAAAAAATCAAAGTGAATTAAATAAGTTAGTTGAAAATGAAGATGTAGAAGCAGGTTTCAATATAGACAGCTTAACTAAATATGACTATGTTGTTCAAAATACTAAATTTGATGATGAAAACAAAAGCATATTTGATGAAGTTTTGAAAAACATATATAGAGAAAAAGAAATTACTAGTAAAGGAATGGATTTCAAAAAGGTAGATAAAATTTATAACACTCAAATAGTTTCTAATGTTGAAATATTAGGAAAAGATAGTGCAAATAATTATTTCTACGCATATATATTAATTTTCATTATATATATGATGATTATAATGTATGGTCAATTAATTGCTATGGGAATAACTGCAGAAAAAAGTAATAGAGCAATAGAAGTCCTAGTTACTAGTACAAATACAAATAATTTAATCTTTGGTAAGGTTATTGCAGGTGCAATAGCAAGTATAGCACAAGTTGGAATAATAATGTCATCAACATTTATTGCATATAAGGCAAATAGTGAAGTATGGAATGGAATGTTAGATAATGTATTTAAAATTCCTTCAGAATTATTAGCTACATTTGCTATATTTGGAATATTAGGATACTTATTCTATTCATTTATATATGGTGCATTAGGAGCTTTAGTATCAAAGACAGAAGACATAGGAACAAGCGTTGGTCCTATTACAATGATATTTGTTATAGTATTTTTCATAAGTATATTTGGATTAACTAACGGAGATAGTATAGTATTAAAGGTTTGTTCATATATACCATTTGCATCTCCAATGACAATGATAGTAAGGGTTGCAACAGGAGCTGTTACATCAGCTGAATTCATAATATCTGCTCTAATATTAATAGTATCAACAGTACTAGTAGGAATGGGTGGAGCAAAGATATATAGAATGGCTACATTAATGTATGGAAATCCTATAAAATTGAGAAATGCTTTAAAATGGATTAAAAGTGAAAGAGATTAA
- a CDS encoding ABC transporter ATP-binding protein, which yields MRLEVRKIRKSFSENEVLHGISFSVESGKALGLLGRNGAGKTTTIRILMDVFKANSGEILIDGKKFEPRNYQIGYLPEERGLYPKKKVTEQIVYLAQLRGMTAKNAKESTKIWLKKLGIEEYANRTLDSLSKGNQQKVQLGQTLVCDPEIVILDEPFSGLDPVNAQILKDTVRELISQNKLVIFSSHQMSYVEEFCEDIVIINKGEIVLSGNLKDIKREFGNNRLILSANNLKINDLKSICQEKFNDLVIVNEVKKDYLVLELHNDATKNQFLEKILKENIDIEKFSTYEPDLTDIFVKKVGEE from the coding sequence ATGAGGCTAGAGGTAAGGAAGATAAGAAAAAGTTTTTCTGAAAATGAAGTACTGCATGGAATATCATTTTCAGTTGAAAGTGGAAAGGCACTTGGGTTGTTAGGAAGAAATGGAGCAGGAAAAACTACAACAATTCGTATATTAATGGATGTTTTTAAAGCTAACTCAGGTGAAATATTAATAGATGGAAAAAAATTTGAACCAAGAAACTATCAAATTGGATATTTACCAGAAGAAAGAGGTTTATATCCTAAGAAGAAAGTTACAGAGCAGATAGTTTATTTAGCTCAGTTAAGAGGAATGACAGCAAAAAATGCAAAAGAAAGTACAAAGATATGGCTTAAAAAGTTAGGCATAGAAGAATATGCAAATAGAACACTAGATAGTTTGTCAAAAGGGAATCAGCAAAAGGTACAATTAGGGCAAACTTTAGTTTGTGATCCAGAAATAGTTATACTTGATGAACCTTTTAGTGGGCTAGACCCAGTTAATGCGCAAATACTTAAAGATACTGTAAGAGAATTAATAAGCCAAAATAAACTAGTTATATTCTCTAGCCATCAAATGAGTTACGTTGAAGAATTTTGTGAAGATATAGTTATAATAAATAAGGGCGAGATTGTTTTAAGTGGAAATCTTAAAGACATAAAAAGAGAATTTGGTAATAATAGGTTAATATTAAGTGCAAATAACTTAAAAATAAATGATTTAAAATCTATATGCCAAGAGAAGTTTAATGATTTGGTAATTGTAAATGAAGTTAAAAAAGATTATTTAGTATTAGAGTTACATAATGATGCAACAAAAAATCAATTTTTAGAAAAAATATTAAAAGAAAATATAGATATAGAGAAGTTTTCTACATATGAACCAGATTTAACAGATATATTTGTAAAGAAAGTAGGTGAGGAATAA